The following are from one region of the Isoalcanivorax indicus genome:
- a CDS encoding zinc-dependent alcohol dehydrogenase family protein — protein MRAIQLERFGPDGLVPVDKAVGEPGPGQVRVRMHAASLNYHDLATVMGMANPKMPLPQVPLSDGAGVVEALGDGVTTLAVGDRVTTSFFPGWVAGGPSLAVLRGVTGETLPGALQEQMVAPASAFVPCPAHLTDIEAATLPCAALTAWRAVVVEGRIKAGDRVLIQGTGGVSLFALQFARLLGAETVVISSSDEKLELARGLGADHLINYQREPRWGRAVREACAGEGVDLVVEIGGAGTLPESLNAVRIGAHISMIGVLAGVAANVPTAKIMAMNVTVRGITVGNREQFEAMNRAISLHQLRPVVGDVFGFDGLPQALQTMQAAGHTGKLCLDYGR, from the coding sequence ATGCGCGCGATACAGCTGGAACGCTTCGGCCCCGATGGCCTGGTCCCGGTAGACAAGGCCGTTGGCGAGCCCGGCCCGGGTCAGGTCCGGGTGCGCATGCACGCGGCGTCGCTGAACTACCACGATCTGGCCACAGTGATGGGGATGGCCAACCCGAAGATGCCGCTGCCCCAGGTGCCCCTGTCGGACGGCGCCGGGGTGGTTGAGGCGCTGGGCGATGGCGTGACCACGCTGGCCGTGGGAGATCGGGTTACCACCAGCTTCTTTCCTGGCTGGGTGGCGGGCGGGCCCTCGCTGGCGGTGCTGCGCGGCGTCACCGGCGAAACCCTGCCGGGTGCCCTGCAGGAGCAGATGGTCGCTCCGGCCAGCGCCTTCGTGCCATGCCCGGCGCATCTCACCGACATTGAAGCGGCGACGCTGCCATGCGCTGCCCTGACCGCGTGGCGGGCGGTGGTGGTCGAGGGCCGGATCAAGGCCGGTGATCGGGTACTGATTCAGGGTACCGGCGGTGTCAGCCTGTTTGCGCTGCAGTTTGCTCGTCTGCTCGGTGCGGAAACCGTGGTGATCTCCTCCAGTGACGAAAAACTGGAACTGGCGCGAGGCCTGGGCGCGGATCATCTGATCAATTACCAGCGTGAACCGCGCTGGGGTCGGGCTGTGCGTGAGGCCTGTGCTGGTGAAGGCGTGGATCTGGTGGTGGAAATTGGCGGTGCGGGCACCTTGCCGGAATCACTCAATGCCGTGCGTATCGGTGCGCATATCTCGATGATCGGCGTGCTGGCCGGTGTGGCGGCCAATGTGCCCACGGCGAAGATCATGGCCATGAATGTGACCGTGCGCGGCATTACCGTGGGCAACCGTGAGCAGTTCGAGGCCATGAATCGGGCCATATCACTGCATCAGCTGCGTCCGGTGGTGGGCGACGTGTTCGGGTTTGATGGCTTGCCACAGGCGTTGCAGACCATGCAGGCGGCCGGGCACACCGGCAAACTGTGTCTGGATTATGGTCGCTGA
- a CDS encoding undecaprenyl-diphosphate phosphatase produces MDWLQTIVLAVIQGLTEFLPVSSSAHLILPAQMLGWEDQGLAFDVAVHIGTLFAVMWYYRRSLGAMAGGALGGLRTRQLNPDLRLALLIGWATLPAVIVGFLGKDLISEHTRSVAVIASSTLVFGVLLWVADVVGRRELTVMGVGLGIATLIGLAQALALIPGTSRSGVTITAALLLGLRREDAANFSFLMSIPVILGAIVLMSTDLAQAEQIFTLMQLLVACVISGVVAYLTIAFFIAMVTRLGMLPFVIYRLALGLLLVLFFL; encoded by the coding sequence ATGGATTGGCTGCAAACGATTGTCCTGGCGGTGATCCAGGGCCTGACCGAATTCCTGCCCGTTTCCAGTTCTGCACATCTGATCCTGCCGGCGCAGATGCTGGGCTGGGAAGATCAGGGCCTGGCGTTTGATGTCGCCGTACATATCGGCACCCTGTTTGCGGTGATGTGGTATTACCGCCGTTCGTTGGGGGCCATGGCGGGCGGGGCGCTGGGGGGATTGCGCACCCGGCAACTGAATCCCGACCTGCGCCTGGCGTTGCTGATTGGCTGGGCGACGCTGCCAGCGGTCATTGTCGGTTTTCTTGGCAAGGACCTGATTTCCGAACATACCCGCTCGGTGGCCGTGATTGCGTCCAGCACGCTGGTGTTCGGTGTGCTGCTGTGGGTCGCTGATGTTGTCGGCCGTCGCGAGTTGACGGTGATGGGCGTGGGGCTCGGTATCGCCACGCTGATCGGTCTGGCGCAGGCGCTGGCATTGATCCCCGGCACGTCTCGCAGCGGCGTCACCATTACGGCTGCGTTGCTGCTTGGCCTGCGCCGCGAGGATGCCGCCAACTTCTCCTTCCTGATGTCGATCCCGGTGATTCTCGGCGCGATCGTGCTGATGAGCACCGATCTGGCTCAGGCCGAGCAGATCTTTACCCTGATGCAGTTGCTGGTCGCCTGCGTGATCTCCGGCGTGGTGGCCTATCTGACCATCGCCTTTTTTATCGCCATGGTGACACGTCTGGGCATGCTGCCCTTTGTGATCTATCGCCTGGCGCTGGGGCTGCTGCTGGTGCTGTTCTTCCTGTGA
- a CDS encoding exopolysaccharide biosynthesis protein, giving the protein MDTTGEAHNLEALIQQIRDASETSGEVSIGQIMEAIGRRSFGPILLFAGVITLVPVIGGIPGVPTAVAILVLIVAAQLIVKRDRVWLPDWLLQRAVSRDKVLKALGWCERPADWLDRIMKPRLEVFVEGTAFYVMTALCIAVAAMMPVMELVPFSAIAAGAALTAMGLSLIARDGVWAIIAIVIVLIGVAGLLYYFL; this is encoded by the coding sequence ATGGACACAACAGGTGAAGCGCATAACCTCGAAGCGCTGATACAGCAGATTCGGGACGCGTCCGAAACGTCCGGGGAGGTTTCCATTGGCCAGATCATGGAGGCCATCGGTCGCCGCTCTTTCGGGCCGATCCTGCTGTTTGCGGGCGTCATTACACTGGTGCCGGTCATCGGCGGCATCCCCGGCGTGCCGACCGCAGTGGCCATTCTGGTATTGATTGTCGCCGCCCAGCTGATCGTGAAACGCGACCGGGTCTGGCTTCCCGACTGGCTGCTGCAGCGCGCCGTGTCTCGCGACAAGGTACTGAAAGCCCTCGGCTGGTGCGAACGTCCCGCAGACTGGCTGGACCGCATCATGAAACCCCGGCTGGAAGTCTTCGTTGAGGGCACCGCCTTCTATGTCATGACAGCCCTGTGCATTGCCGTAGCCGCCATGATGCCCGTCATGGAGCTGGTACCGTTCAGCGCCATCGCGGCAGGCGCCGCGCTCACCGCGATGGGGCTGTCACTGATTGCGCGGGATGGTGTGTGGGCGATTATCGCGATCGTCATTGTGCTGATCGGTGTGGCCGGATTGCTGTACTACTTCTTGTAG
- a CDS encoding DUF4062 domain-containing protein, whose amino-acid sequence MSIERKYQVFVSSTYSDLPEARQELMLALLSLGMIPVGMELYPTESNNHWAMIQKLINECDYYLVLVGGRYGTLSPIGLSYTHREYVYAATKGKPVLALLHDAPDFLPSERREATREGDVRFNDFRKLLQQKCLVRYWNAPADLAEAVRKGMPALVQKAPSSGWVRAATSDAASDLEVQMLKQRIEALEREKEELTQGLRPPLEHLARGSDRVTLGYSCNVFIKGDCKVSSAQTSMTWDQVTACVAPQMLDEVPENVMRQALEEHIARHALSDVQVSMPKAHAVRNVVLDTDSFNQVKIHLRALGLIRKCPPRPGRTQVAWQLTPLGDQAMSQLLARRRS is encoded by the coding sequence TTGAGTATCGAGCGCAAGTACCAGGTTTTCGTCAGCTCCACCTACAGCGACCTGCCCGAAGCGCGGCAGGAGCTGATGCTGGCCTTGCTGTCACTGGGCATGATTCCCGTGGGCATGGAGCTGTACCCGACCGAGTCCAATAACCACTGGGCCATGATCCAGAAGCTGATCAACGAGTGTGATTACTATCTGGTGCTGGTAGGGGGCCGCTACGGCACCCTGTCGCCCATTGGCCTGTCGTATACCCACCGCGAATACGTTTATGCGGCCACCAAGGGCAAGCCGGTGCTGGCGCTTCTGCATGACGCCCCGGATTTCCTGCCGTCGGAGCGCCGCGAAGCCACCCGCGAAGGCGATGTGCGCTTCAACGATTTCCGCAAGCTGCTGCAACAGAAGTGCCTGGTGCGCTACTGGAACGCCCCCGCTGATCTGGCCGAAGCCGTCAGGAAGGGCATGCCCGCACTGGTGCAGAAGGCCCCGTCATCCGGCTGGGTGCGCGCCGCCACCTCGGATGCCGCGTCGGATCTGGAGGTACAGATGCTGAAACAGCGCATCGAAGCGCTGGAGCGCGAGAAAGAAGAGCTGACCCAGGGCCTGCGCCCGCCGCTGGAGCACCTGGCGCGTGGCAGCGATCGGGTCACGCTGGGCTACAGCTGCAATGTCTTCATCAAGGGGGACTGCAAGGTGAGCAGTGCCCAGACCAGCATGACCTGGGATCAGGTGACCGCCTGTGTGGCACCACAGATGCTGGATGAAGTGCCGGAAAACGTGATGCGCCAGGCCCTGGAAGAGCATATTGCCCGTCATGCCCTGAGCGACGTGCAGGTCAGTATGCCCAAGGCCCACGCTGTGCGTAATGTGGTGCTGGATACCGACAGCTTCAATCAGGTGAAGATTCACCTGCGCGCGCTGGGACTGATCCGAAAATGCCCGCCACGCCCCGGCCGCACCCAGGTGGCCTGGCAACTGACGCCGCTGGGTGATCAGGCCATGAGCCAGCTGCTCGCCCGGCGGCGTTCCTGA
- the plsB gene encoding glycerol-3-phosphate 1-O-acyltransferase PlsB has product MTFWFGLDRLFFFIARLFLTWCTRVTCFPRDISELELDATRPILYVLRDASVADMLLLDRETRRMGLPSPLDNLALPGHTLRRSYYSLYRRNNLVGRERVSPPPRRLLRAVEHLAEYVDEDVQIVPVALFWGRRPEKENSLWKIMFADNWSPPGFIKKFFIILTQGRQLFMNISAPISLRQLVDQPADVERTVRKTQRILRVHFRRQREAMIGPDLSHRRTLVNTLLDSAPVREVIRKAADEAGEPYEKHEAHARRYAMEIAADYSHTVIRFLEVVLEWVWNRLYSGLRAYNMDTLQRIARDHEVIYVPCHRSHADYLLLSYLVYKHGLVPPHIAAGINLNLPVIGTILRRGGAFFMRRSFKGNPVYAAVFNEYMHIILSRGYSIEYFVEGGRSRSGRMLKPRPGMLAMTVQSFLRDHSRPIALVPVYIGYEKLIEGSTYIGEMHGQKKEKESIFGFLKSLSVLRKHFGEVHVNFGDPIKLGSFLDEQTPGWRRIDLKQPLPDSIKQTVDALGTEVVTRINAAAVANPVNLLSLALLATPKHTMDEVQLGRQLALYAHLLGEAPYSRSAMLARSEPGEIIQYGMDNHFIHRIEHAMGDLISTDPVTALQMAYIRNNSLHLFVLPGLVCSLLGDGRDIPQRHLQRLVRLLYPFFRSEYFLHWREDGELDQAVEQILRVLADQGLILREGDMVRSAPLHTLESDLLAHLGQTVAQALERYYLTIRILVQHGNARLDAETLEELAHLTAQRLSLLYEFNSPEFFDRAVLRNFIHQLQVYKLVERDDHGMLCFDDRLQAMDDEARRILSPDLRQGIVRLTRLCEARQQAAQTQAGNTP; this is encoded by the coding sequence ATGACTTTCTGGTTTGGTCTCGACCGCCTCTTCTTCTTCATTGCCCGCCTGTTTCTGACCTGGTGTACCCGCGTCACCTGCTTTCCCCGGGATATCAGCGAGCTGGAACTGGATGCCACCCGGCCGATCCTCTATGTGCTGCGTGATGCCTCAGTGGCCGACATGCTGCTGCTGGATCGTGAAACGCGGCGCATGGGGCTGCCGAGCCCGCTGGACAACCTGGCCCTGCCCGGGCACACCTTGCGGCGCAGCTACTACTCGCTCTACCGGCGCAACAATCTGGTCGGTCGCGAACGTGTCAGCCCGCCGCCCCGGCGATTGCTGCGCGCGGTGGAGCATCTGGCGGAATATGTCGATGAAGATGTGCAGATCGTGCCGGTCGCCCTGTTCTGGGGTCGCCGACCAGAGAAGGAAAACTCCCTCTGGAAGATCATGTTCGCCGACAACTGGTCGCCACCGGGCTTCATCAAGAAATTCTTCATCATCCTGACCCAGGGGCGGCAGCTGTTCATGAATATCAGCGCGCCGATTTCCCTGCGCCAGCTGGTGGACCAGCCTGCGGATGTGGAGCGCACCGTACGCAAGACCCAGCGCATTCTGCGGGTGCATTTCCGCCGCCAGCGCGAGGCCATGATCGGGCCTGACCTGTCACACCGCCGTACCCTGGTGAATACCCTGCTCGACAGTGCCCCCGTGCGCGAGGTGATTCGCAAGGCCGCCGACGAGGCGGGCGAGCCCTATGAAAAGCATGAGGCGCATGCGCGTCGTTACGCCATGGAAATCGCGGCGGATTATTCACACACCGTCATCCGCTTTCTCGAAGTGGTACTGGAATGGGTCTGGAACCGGCTGTACAGCGGTCTGCGGGCCTACAACATGGATACCCTGCAACGCATCGCGCGCGATCATGAGGTGATCTACGTGCCCTGCCATCGCAGCCATGCCGATTACCTGCTGTTGTCCTATCTGGTCTACAAGCATGGCCTGGTACCGCCGCATATTGCGGCGGGCATCAACCTGAACCTGCCAGTGATCGGGACGATCCTGCGCCGGGGCGGCGCTTTCTTCATGCGCCGCAGCTTCAAGGGCAATCCGGTTTATGCCGCCGTATTCAATGAATACATGCACATCATCCTCAGCCGCGGCTATTCCATCGAATACTTCGTCGAAGGCGGTCGCAGCCGCAGTGGCCGCATGCTCAAGCCACGCCCCGGCATGCTGGCCATGACCGTGCAGAGCTTCCTGCGCGATCACAGCCGCCCGATTGCCCTGGTGCCGGTGTACATCGGCTATGAAAAGCTGATTGAAGGCAGCACCTATATCGGTGAAATGCACGGTCAGAAGAAGGAAAAGGAAAGCATCTTCGGCTTCCTGAAATCCCTCTCCGTGCTGCGCAAGCATTTCGGCGAAGTCCATGTGAACTTCGGTGATCCGATCAAGCTGGGCAGCTTTCTCGATGAGCAGACCCCTGGATGGCGCCGCATTGATCTGAAGCAGCCGCTGCCGGACAGCATCAAGCAAACGGTGGACGCGCTGGGCACCGAGGTGGTGACGCGTATCAATGCGGCGGCCGTGGCCAACCCGGTCAACCTGCTCAGCCTGGCCTTGCTGGCCACGCCGAAACACACCATGGACGAGGTGCAACTGGGCCGCCAGTTGGCCCTCTATGCGCACCTGCTGGGCGAGGCGCCTTACAGCCGCTCAGCGATGCTCGCCCGCAGTGAGCCTGGCGAGATCATCCAGTACGGCATGGATAACCATTTCATCCATCGCATCGAGCATGCCATGGGCGACCTGATCAGCACCGATCCGGTCACCGCGCTGCAAATGGCGTATATCCGCAACAACAGCCTGCATCTGTTTGTGTTGCCGGGGCTGGTGTGTTCACTGCTGGGCGATGGCCGCGATATTCCACAGCGTCATCTGCAACGCCTGGTCCGACTGTTGTATCCGTTCTTCCGTTCGGAGTACTTCCTGCACTGGCGCGAAGACGGCGAGCTGGATCAGGCGGTGGAGCAGATTCTGCGCGTGCTGGCCGATCAGGGCCTGATCCTGCGCGAAGGCGACATGGTGCGCAGTGCACCGCTGCATACGCTGGAATCCGACCTGCTGGCGCACCTCGGGCAGACCGTGGCGCAGGCGCTGGAACGCTACTACCTCACCATCCGCATCCTGGTTCAGCACGGCAACGCCCGGCTGGACGCCGAAACGCTGGAGGAACTGGCGCACCTGACCGCGCAGCGGCTGTCGCTGCTGTACGAGTTCAATTCACCGGAGTTTTTCGACCGCGCCGTATTGCGCAACTTCATTCACCAGCTCCAGGTGTACAAGCTGGTGGAGCGGGATGACCACGGCATGCTGTGCTTTGATGATCGCCTGCAGGCCATGGATGACGAGGCCCGGCGCATCCTCAGCCCGGACCTGCGCCAAGGCATCGTGCGCCTGACGCGACTGTGTGAGGCCCGGCAACAGGCAGCGCAAACTCAGGCCGGCAACACGCCGTAA
- a CDS encoding proline--tRNA ligase translates to MRASRYLLATVKQTPADAVVTSHQLMLRAGMIRKLSSGLYSWLPLGLRVLRKVENIIREEMDRSGAQEVMMPVVQPMELWEESGRASAYGPELLRITDRHNNPFCLGPTHEEVITDLVRNELHSYKQLPMNFYQIQTKFRDEIRPRFGVMRSREFIMKDAYSFHLDNESLAETYQVMYDTYCRIFDRLGLDYRPVAADTGAIGGSASHEFHVLASSGEDDIAFSDSSDYAANVELAEAIAEGERAAPAEAMKQVDTPNAKTIAELVEQFSLPIEKTVKTLIVQASDSAGGGLIALLVRGDHELNDIKAEKLPQVAAPLRFATDEEIRAAIGAGPGSLGPVKLPIPCIIDRSVALMSDFGAGANEDGKHYFGINWERDLPLPEIADLRNAVDGDPSPDGEGRLTIKRGIEVGHIFQLGTKYSEALKAAVLDENGKSVVMPMGCYGIGVTRVVAAAIEQNHDERGIIWPQAIAPFQIALIPVNLKKSPRERELCEQLYSDLTSAGYEVFYDDREKERLGVKLADAELIGIPHRIVVAERGLDAGELEYRARRDDDNTLVPVEDILDFIERRLSRG, encoded by the coding sequence ATGCGCGCTTCCCGTTACCTGCTGGCCACCGTCAAGCAAACCCCCGCCGATGCGGTCGTTACCAGCCATCAGTTGATGCTGCGTGCAGGCATGATCCGCAAGCTCTCCTCGGGCCTCTACAGCTGGCTGCCGCTGGGGCTGCGGGTGCTGCGCAAGGTCGAGAACATCATCCGTGAGGAGATGGACCGCAGCGGCGCCCAGGAGGTGATGATGCCGGTGGTGCAGCCGATGGAGCTATGGGAGGAGTCCGGTCGGGCCTCGGCCTATGGCCCGGAGCTGCTGCGCATCACGGATCGCCACAACAATCCCTTCTGCCTGGGGCCAACGCACGAGGAAGTGATCACGGATCTGGTGCGCAACGAGCTGCACAGCTACAAGCAGTTGCCGATGAACTTCTACCAGATCCAGACCAAGTTCCGCGACGAAATCCGGCCGCGCTTCGGGGTGATGCGCTCGCGCGAATTCATCATGAAGGACGCCTACTCCTTCCACCTGGACAACGAGAGCCTGGCCGAGACCTATCAGGTGATGTACGACACCTACTGCCGCATCTTCGACCGGCTGGGACTGGATTACCGGCCGGTGGCGGCGGATACCGGCGCAATAGGTGGCTCTGCGTCGCATGAGTTCCATGTGCTGGCTTCTTCCGGAGAGGACGATATCGCCTTCTCCGACAGCTCGGACTACGCCGCCAATGTGGAGCTGGCCGAAGCCATTGCTGAAGGCGAACGGGCCGCGCCCGCTGAAGCGATGAAGCAGGTGGACACGCCGAACGCAAAAACCATTGCCGAACTGGTGGAGCAGTTTTCGCTGCCCATCGAGAAAACAGTGAAGACGCTGATCGTGCAGGCCAGCGACAGCGCTGGCGGCGGGCTGATCGCACTGCTGGTGCGCGGCGATCACGAGCTGAACGATATCAAGGCAGAAAAGCTGCCCCAGGTGGCGGCGCCCCTGCGCTTCGCGACGGATGAAGAAATCCGGGCGGCCATTGGTGCAGGGCCGGGCAGTCTGGGTCCGGTCAAACTGCCGATTCCGTGCATTATCGACCGCAGCGTGGCGCTGATGAGCGACTTCGGTGCGGGCGCCAATGAAGACGGCAAGCACTACTTCGGCATCAACTGGGAGCGTGATCTGCCGCTGCCGGAGATCGCTGATCTGCGCAACGCCGTGGACGGCGACCCCAGCCCGGATGGCGAGGGCCGCCTGACCATCAAGCGCGGCATCGAGGTGGGGCATATCTTCCAGCTGGGCACCAAATACTCCGAAGCCCTGAAGGCCGCCGTGCTGGATGAAAACGGCAAGAGTGTGGTGATGCCCATGGGCTGCTACGGCATCGGCGTCACCCGGGTGGTGGCCGCCGCCATCGAGCAGAATCATGATGAGCGCGGCATTATCTGGCCGCAGGCGATTGCCCCGTTCCAGATCGCCCTGATTCCGGTAAATCTGAAGAAGAGCCCGCGCGAGCGGGAGCTGTGCGAGCAGCTGTATTCTGACCTGACGTCGGCGGGCTATGAGGTGTTTTACGACGACCGCGAGAAAGAGCGGCTGGGCGTGAAGCTGGCCGATGCCGAGCTGATCGGTATTCCGCACCGTATCGTGGTGGCGGAACGCGGTCTGGATGCCGGGGAACTGGAATACCGGGCGCGCCGTGACGATGACAACACGCTGGTGCCGGTGGAGGACATTCTGGACTTTATCGAGCGACGGCTGAGCCGCGGATAA
- a CDS encoding PaaI family thioesterase encodes MLSAEQVQNVIYSGLPATADTGLQVEQAGNHSARVRQPFRDSMIRPGGTLSGPTMMGLADAAMYAAILGTLGRVEMAVTQNLNINFLRRPAPRDLIAECRIIRLGRRSVVLEVSLFSDDGAGQPEDAPVAHVTGIYALP; translated from the coding sequence ATGCTCAGCGCCGAACAAGTCCAGAACGTGATTTACAGTGGCCTGCCTGCCACCGCCGACACCGGCCTGCAGGTGGAGCAGGCCGGCAACCACAGCGCCCGGGTGCGCCAGCCTTTCCGCGACAGCATGATCCGTCCCGGCGGCACCTTGTCTGGCCCCACCATGATGGGCCTGGCCGACGCCGCCATGTATGCCGCCATCCTCGGCACCCTGGGCCGGGTGGAAATGGCGGTGACCCAGAACCTGAACATCAACTTTCTGCGCCGCCCGGCGCCCCGCGACCTGATCGCCGAATGCCGCATCATTCGCCTGGGACGGCGTTCGGTGGTGCTGGAAGTCAGTCTGTTTTCGGATGACGGGGCCGGGCAGCCTGAAGACGCACCGGTGGCGCATGTGACAGGCATTTACGCGTTGCCATGA
- a CDS encoding ParA family protein, with protein sequence MQTIAFYNLKGGVGKTAAAVNVAWHAARWKHRTVLWDLDPQGAASFYLGVNGEKSYKAGSLVKGKQPVGRLRVPTRYPQLDVIPSDISLRNMDLKLAEPGAGRGSLKRLLEPLGESTRLVMLDCPPTLSPVAESIFAAADCLVVPVIPTHLSLRALEQVRQWLDDKGLRHLQVLPFFNMVDRRRLLHVEMLVKPPAAMRGGLKTWIPYSTHVEQMGEHRAPVGEFAPHTPAARAFQSLWFELAKRLKL encoded by the coding sequence ATGCAGACGATTGCCTTCTACAACCTCAAGGGCGGCGTGGGGAAGACCGCCGCCGCCGTCAATGTGGCATGGCATGCCGCGCGCTGGAAGCACCGCACCGTGCTGTGGGATCTTGATCCTCAGGGTGCAGCCAGCTTCTATCTGGGCGTCAACGGCGAGAAAAGCTACAAGGCCGGCAGCCTGGTCAAGGGCAAACAGCCCGTCGGCAGACTGCGCGTGCCGACCCGCTATCCCCAACTGGACGTGATCCCCTCTGATATCAGCTTGCGCAATATGGACCTCAAGCTGGCCGAACCCGGCGCCGGGCGTGGCAGCCTCAAACGTCTGCTGGAACCCCTGGGCGAAAGCACCCGTCTGGTCATGCTGGATTGCCCGCCCACGCTCAGCCCGGTGGCCGAAAGCATCTTCGCAGCGGCGGATTGCCTGGTGGTACCGGTCATCCCCACACATCTGTCGTTGCGTGCTCTGGAGCAGGTCAGACAGTGGCTGGACGACAAGGGGCTCAGGCATCTGCAGGTGCTGCCCTTCTTCAATATGGTGGACCGGCGTCGGCTGCTGCATGTGGAGATGCTGGTCAAGCCACCCGCCGCCATGCGTGGTGGTCTGAAGACCTGGATCCCCTACTCCACGCATGTCGAGCAGATGGGTGAACACCGTGCGCCGGTGGGCGAGTTCGCCCCGCACACACCGGCGGCACGGGCCTTTCAGTCGCTCTGGTTCGAACTGGCCAAGCGACTGAAGCTGTAG
- a CDS encoding class I SAM-dependent methyltransferase, with translation MTDLPVTDACQATGPARLALLPGAPAQLAGPRLPDEAAAAAYPLVLGTRDGVLALWRPQGRETPLYVDFSGGRMGYRLSAERARHERLVRAAGRLPDEGGLLVDATAGLGRDAALLAAAGWQVVMLERHPVLHALLADGLARAPLLAGRLTLVQADSCAWLAQSSEAPTVVYLDPMFPARDKSAAVKKELVWLQWLTDATPDETEEAALLAAALATASKRVVVKRPLRAAPLAGRAPSHAHSGKTVRFDVYGVLPA, from the coding sequence GTGACCGATCTTCCTGTGACCGACGCCTGTCAGGCAACCGGCCCGGCCCGGCTGGCCCTGCTGCCGGGCGCCCCGGCGCAGCTGGCCGGGCCACGCCTGCCGGACGAGGCTGCGGCTGCGGCGTATCCGCTGGTGCTCGGCACGCGAGACGGTGTGCTGGCCCTGTGGCGTCCTCAGGGGCGCGAGACGCCGCTCTACGTGGATTTCTCCGGTGGCCGCATGGGCTATCGTCTGTCAGCGGAACGGGCGCGTCACGAGCGTCTGGTGCGCGCAGCGGGGCGATTGCCGGATGAGGGCGGCCTGCTGGTGGATGCCACGGCCGGGTTGGGCCGTGACGCCGCCCTGCTGGCGGCGGCAGGCTGGCAGGTGGTGATGCTGGAACGGCACCCGGTGCTGCATGCGCTGCTGGCCGATGGCCTGGCCCGCGCGCCGCTGCTGGCCGGGCGCCTCACTCTGGTGCAGGCAGACAGCTGCGCCTGGCTGGCACAGTCCAGTGAGGCACCGACGGTGGTCTACCTGGACCCGATGTTTCCGGCCCGCGACAAGTCGGCGGCGGTGAAGAAGGAACTGGTCTGGCTGCAGTGGTTGACCGACGCTACGCCCGATGAGACGGAAGAGGCCGCACTGCTGGCGGCGGCCCTGGCGACGGCCAGCAAGCGGGTGGTGGTGAAGCGGCCCCTGCGAGCCGCGCCTCTGGCAGGTCGCGCACCGTCCCATGCCCACAGCGGCAAGACGGTGCGCTTCGATGTTTACGGCGTGTTGCCGGCCTGA
- a CDS encoding TIGR04219 family outer membrane beta-barrel protein gives MMRKTIVLAAAGALALAPAAHAAPLVNIYAGAYTWNADVSGYVDTDGDRVDMEDDLGFDRSRQNVLYFGLEHFVPLVPNVRLRHMALSDSGRATTAGFVFDGQAFAGDVRSSFDLDMTDLTLYYTPLDNMVKLDAGLNVRRLDAEFDVRTEPAAVQGNESARETFPMLHLGARVNLPFSGFYAGGEINTIRYDGSRLEDYTARVGWVSDFLLGVELGYSHFNIKLDDVSGLDADLEFGGPYLALSVSF, from the coding sequence ATGATGCGCAAGACCATTGTGCTGGCCGCCGCAGGCGCGTTGGCCCTCGCCCCCGCCGCACACGCCGCCCCGCTGGTGAATATCTACGCGGGTGCCTATACCTGGAACGCCGACGTGTCGGGCTATGTCGATACCGACGGTGATCGGGTGGATATGGAAGACGACCTGGGATTTGATCGCTCGCGCCAGAATGTACTGTATTTCGGGCTGGAGCACTTTGTGCCGCTGGTGCCGAACGTGCGTTTGCGGCATATGGCGTTGTCGGATTCCGGTCGTGCCACCACCGCTGGCTTCGTATTTGACGGCCAGGCCTTTGCGGGGGATGTGCGTTCCAGCTTCGATCTCGACATGACAGACCTGACGCTCTATTACACGCCGCTGGACAATATGGTGAAGCTGGATGCGGGCCTGAATGTACGCCGCCTCGACGCCGAGTTCGATGTGCGTACCGAACCCGCTGCGGTGCAAGGTAATGAGTCTGCCCGCGAAACCTTCCCGATGCTGCACCTGGGCGCGCGGGTCAATCTGCCGTTCAGCGGTTTCTATGCCGGAGGCGAAATCAACACCATCCGCTATGACGGCAGCCGCCTTGAGGACTACACCGCACGCGTGGGCTGGGTTTCCGACTTCCTGCTGGGGGTGGAACTGGGTTACAGCCACTTCAACATCAAGCTGGATGACGTGAGTGGCCTGGATGCCGACCTGGAATTCGGTGGCCCCTATCTGGCCCTGTCGGTGAGCTTCTGA